The Plasmodium relictum strain SGS1 genome assembly, chromosome: 9 genome window below encodes:
- the HSP101 gene encoding heat shock protein 101, putative, protein MIGNLRNYIFVILFFVHTFNLTVSLENNLQNNYFNRTINILNNGKNIAKRYGHRELKPIHILSALTKSDYGTNLFRENNINASILKEYIDTALEQTRAGAPLDNKSKIVNSDDVNELLALAENVANKYGGQKVDVEHLLSGLANDELVNEIFSEVNLSEESIKNILRNKYELSKKDKERKGEKLYIEQFGTNLNEKVRNGKLHSIYGRDEEIRAVIESLLRYNKNSPVLVGHPGTGKTTIVEGLAYRIEKNDVPKELQGYTIISLNFRKFTSGTSYRGEFESRMKNIIKELKNKKNKVILFVDEIHLLIGAGKADGGADAANLLKPVLSKGEIKLIGATTITEYRKFIESCSAFERRFEKVLVQPPSVETTIKILRSLKSKYEDFYGVRITNKAIVAAVKVSDRFIKDRYLPDKAIDLLNKACSYLQVQLSGKPRIIDITEREIERLSYEISTLEMDIDKLSRKKYNSLIKEFEEKKEELQKYYEEYVITGERLKKKKEAEKKLSELKELIQNYLYYNKEPPLELKKSIEEAQNEYIEIYKETLAYVEDKAHNAMNVDSVYQEHVSYIYLRDSGMPLGSLCFQSSKGVLKLYNSLSKSIVGNEDVIKSLSDAVVKAATGMKDPEKPIGTFLFLGPTGVGKTELAKTLAVELFDSRDNLIRVNMSEFTEAHSVSKITGSPPGYVGFSDSGQLTEAVREKPHSVILFDELEKAHSDVFKVLLQILGDGYINDNHRRNIDFSNTIIIMTSNLGAELFKKKLFMDADRSDTPEYKKVFDDVRTSLIKKCKKFFKPEFINRIDKISVFEPLSKKNLRKIVRLRFEKLEKRLEQKNIHISVSERAVDYIIDQSYDPELGARPTLIFIESVIMTKLAVMYVKKELVDDMNIYVDYSDESDNLVINLSMD, encoded by the exons atgattggAAATTTACGTAACTATATTTTTGTCATACTGTTTTTTGTTCATACATTTAATTTAACGGTTTCTTTAGAAAATAATCTg caaaataattattttaatagaacaataaatattttgaacAATGGAAAAAATATAGCTAAGAGATATGGTCATAGAGAATTGAAGCCTATACATATTTTGAGTGCATTAACCAAAAGTGATTatg GAACAAATTTATTTAGAGAAAACAATATTAATGCAAGTATCCTGAAAGAGTATATAGATACTGCTTTAGAACAAACTAGAGCTGGAGCg ccTCTAGATAACAAATCAAAAATAGTAAATTCAGACGACGTAAATGAATTGTTAGCATTAGCTGAAAATGTGGCTAATAAATATGGAGGACAAAAAGTAGATGTAGAACATTTATTGAGTGGTTTAGCTAATGATGAACTagttaatgaaatatttagtGAGGTGAATTTATCGGAAGaatcaattaaaaatattttaagaaacAAATATGAATTGtctaaaaaagataaagaaaGAAAAGGTGAGAAGCTTTACATTGAACAATTTGGTactaatttaaatgaaaaggTAAGAAATGGAAAACTCCATTCTATATATGGAAGAGATGAAGAAATAAGAGCTGTAATTGAATCCTTATTAagatacaataaaaatagtcCAGTTTTAGTTGGACATCCAGGTACAGGTAAAACAACTATTGTTGAAGGTCTTGCTTATAGgattgaaaaaaatgatgtaCCTAAAGAGTTACAGGGTTATACTATTATAAGTTTGAACTTTCGAAAATTTACATCTGGAACCTCTTACAGAGGAGAATTTGAATCAAGAATGAAAAACATTATCAAGgaattgaaaaataaaaaaaataaagtaatatTATTTGTTGATGAAATACATTTACTCATAGGAGCAGGAAAAGCCGATGGAGGTGCAGATGCAGCTAATTTGTTAAAGCCAGTACTATCAAAAGgagaaattaaattaataggTGCAACTACAATTACCgaatatagaaaatttattGAAAGCTGTTCAGCTTTTGAAAGGAGATTTGAGAAGGTTTTAGTTCAACCTCCATCAGTGGAAACTaccattaaaattttaagatCTTTAAAAAGTAAGTATGAAGATTTTTATGGAGTACGTATAACAAATAAAGCCATTGTTGCAGCTGTTAAAGTATCAGACAGATTTATTAAAGATCGATATTTACCTGATAAGGCTATTGACTTATTAAATAAGGCATGCTCTTATTTGCAAGTCCAATTATCAGGAAAACCAAGAATAATTGATATTACAGAGAGAGAAATTGAAAGATTATCTTATGAAATAAGTACTTTAGAAATGGATATTGATAAGTTATCtagaaaaaagtataatagtctaattaaagaatttgaagagaaaaaagaagaattacaaaaatattatgaagaATATGTAATAACAGGagaaagattaaaaaaaaaaaaggaagcaGAAAAAAAACTAAGTGAACTCAAGGAATTGATACAAAATTACTTATATTACAATAAAGAGCCTCCATTAGAATTGAAAAAGAGTATAGAAGAGGCacaaaatgaatatatagaaatatataaagaaacaTTGGCCTATGTTGAAGATAAAGCTCACAATGCAATGAATGTAGACTCAGTATACCAAGAGCATGTatcttatatttatttaagaGACTCTGGTATGCCACTTGGATCTTTGTGCTTTCAATCATCAAAAGgtgttttaaaattatataacagCTTATCAAAATCAATTGTTGGAAATGAAGATGTAATTAAGTCATTAAGTGATGCAGTTGTAAAAGCTGCAACTGGAATGAAAGATCCAGAAAAGCCAATAGGAACTTTCTTATTTTTGGGTCCTACAGGTGTAGGTAAAACAGAGCTTGCTAAGACACTAGCAGTTGAATTATTTGATTCTCGTGATAATTTGATTCGTGTAAACATGTCAGAATTTACAGAAGCACATTCAGTTTCTAAAATTACTGGTAGTCCACCCGGATACGTAGGATTTAGTGATTCTGGTCAGTTGACTGAAGCTGTTAGAGAAAAACCTCACTCTGTTATTCTTTTTGATGAATTAGAAAAAGCTCATTCAGATGTTTTTAAAGTTCTTTTACAAATATTAGGAGATGGTTATATTAATGATAACCACAGAAGAAATATTGACTTTTCAAATACCATTATTATAATGACTTCCAATTTAGGTGCTGAAttgttcaaaaaaaaattatttatggaTGCTGATAGATCAGATACTCCAGAATATAAAAAGGTATTTGATGATGTTAGAACATCActcattaaaaaatgtaagaaattttttaaacCAGAATTTATTAATAGAATTGATAAAATTAGTGTATTTGAGCCTTTAAGTAAGAAAAATTTACGTAAAATAGTTAGATTAAGatttgaaaaattagaaaaacgACTAGAGCAAAAAAATATCCATATATCTGTATCCGAAAGAGCAGTTGATTATATAATAGATCAATCTTATGACCCAGAATTAGGAGCTAGGCCaactttaatatttattgaaAGTGTAATTATGACAAAATTGGCTGTTATGTATGTTAAAAAGGAATTAGTAGACGACATGAATATATATGTTGATTATAGTGATGAATCTGATAATTTGGTTATAAATCTTTCTATGGATTAA